From a region of the Campylobacter showae genome:
- a CDS encoding tetratricopeptide repeat protein, with protein MYYYGQGVEKDYKKSFNLYEGLCDRDIYNMCTILSHFYTDGVGMKQDIKKGKKILEKLCYDKYPEGCANLAALYESDKYGMKDDKKATELYTMACKHNPKAPTCDKIGGTSKRLEFFVPKKSAVIVALSWQIPTTETI; from the coding sequence ATGTATTATTACGGTCAGGGCGTAGAAAAGGATTATAAAAAATCGTTTAATCTATATGAAGGATTGTGTGATAGAGATATATACAATATGTGCACTATCCTGAGCCACTTCTATACGGACGGCGTAGGCATGAAACAAGACATCAAAAAGGGTAAGAAAATTTTAGAAAAACTTTGCTACGATAAATATCCGGAAGGCTGCGCCAATCTAGCCGCGCTCTATGAAAGCGATAAATACGGCATGAAAGACGATAAAAAAGCCACAGAGCTTTATACCATGGCTTGCAAACACAATCCAAAAGCCCCGACATGCGACAAGATAGGCGGCACGAGCAAGAGGCTTGAGTTTTTTGTACCGAAAAAAAGCGCGGTTATAGTTGCGTTGAGCTGGCAGATACCTACTACAGAAACGATCTAG
- a CDS encoding bifunctional metallophosphatase/5'-nucleotidase, producing MNPTPNLKKLTLLHSNDLHGDFLAEKVDDKLVGGVSMLSGYINQVRQTEKNVIYAIAGDMFRGSIIDSEYKGISTIEIMNALAPDIVTVGNHELDYGIPHLLFIEKCAQFPIINTNLFIKTNHARLFPPCYIMELDGMKILFIGIITDAVLAQAKQDHLIGSFIGIEEAAQEVGRICNTYNRIDIDFTVLLTHIGFEADKELAAMLRPEWGVDLIIGGHSHTLMEQPCVVNDILIAQAGVGTDQIGRFDIVVNTDTNSIESYKWQCIPINDKYCPVDEQIENLIRKYKSVTDQKYTRVITRFSCPLTHPQRNTETALGNLFADIFKNSLGIDIMLLGSGSIRGEKLGPIVEYGGLAEIFPYDDGVYMLRADGRTFRQMMRYLLRDDAFLGTTEFYKLSQGLKLAYSRSNREIISLTYRGIEIADDDIFTIGLQNYHYCNLESFFGVSFEHVKTFGTPKMIATSCLDILEEYLSTHKAIRQDVEGRLTILD from the coding sequence ATGAATCCCACGCCAAATTTAAAAAAATTAACCCTACTTCACTCCAATGATTTGCACGGAGACTTTTTGGCTGAGAAAGTGGACGACAAGCTAGTAGGAGGCGTCTCTATGCTGTCCGGATATATAAATCAAGTCCGCCAAACCGAGAAAAACGTCATCTACGCTATCGCCGGCGATATGTTTCGCGGCTCGATTATCGATTCGGAGTATAAAGGGATTTCTACGATCGAAATCATGAATGCTTTAGCGCCCGATATCGTTACGGTAGGCAATCATGAGCTAGATTACGGTATTCCGCATTTGCTTTTTATTGAAAAGTGCGCCCAGTTTCCAATCATAAACACAAATTTGTTTATCAAAACCAATCACGCCCGTCTATTTCCGCCTTGCTATATCATGGAGCTTGACGGCATGAAAATCCTTTTTATCGGTATCATCACCGATGCAGTTTTGGCGCAAGCCAAGCAAGACCACCTAATCGGTTCTTTCATCGGAATCGAAGAGGCGGCACAAGAGGTCGGGCGAATCTGCAACACCTACAACCGAATCGATATCGATTTTACGGTTTTGCTAACTCACATCGGTTTTGAGGCTGATAAAGAGCTAGCCGCTATGTTGCGACCGGAATGGGGCGTCGATCTGATTATCGGAGGGCATTCTCATACCTTGATGGAGCAGCCTTGCGTCGTCAATGATATTTTGATTGCGCAAGCAGGCGTCGGTACCGACCAGATCGGGCGATTTGATATCGTGGTCAATACAGACACCAACAGCATCGAAAGCTATAAATGGCAGTGTATCCCCATAAACGACAAGTACTGCCCAGTCGATGAACAAATAGAGAATTTGATTCGAAAATATAAGAGCGTAACCGATCAAAAATATACTCGCGTCATCACCCGTTTTAGCTGTCCGCTAACGCACCCGCAGCGCAACACCGAAACGGCTTTGGGAAATTTGTTTGCCGATATCTTCAAAAACAGCCTAGGCATAGATATTATGTTGCTTGGCTCAGGCAGTATTCGGGGCGAAAAGCTAGGGCCGATCGTAGAGTATGGGGGCTTGGCCGAAATTTTTCCTTATGATGACGGCGTTTATATGCTCAGAGCGGACGGCCGAACCTTCCGCCAAATGATGCGCTATCTACTGCGAGACGACGCCTTTTTGGGAACAACGGAATTTTATAAGTTATCGCAGGGGCTAAAACTCGCCTATTCGCGCTCCAACCGAGAAATCATTAGCCTAACTTATCGTGGAATAGAAATAGCAGATGACGATATTTTCACGATCGGTCTACAAAACTACCATTACTGTAATTTAGAAAGCTTTTTTGGCGTTAGCTTTGAACATGTAAAAACTTTCGGTACTCCCAAGATGATTGCTACTTCTTGCTTAGATATTTTGGAAGAGTACTTAAGCACGCACAAAGCTATTCGGCAAGACGTAGAGGGGCGATTAACGATTTTGGATTAA
- the aqpZ gene encoding aquaporin Z, with amino-acid sequence MKKYLAEFFGTFWLVFGGCGSAVFAAAFPELGIGFVGVSLAFGLTVLTMAYAVGHISGGHFNPAVSVGLLVGGRFDKKDFVPYVIAQVIGAIGAAAVLYLIASGKAGFDAAASGFASNGYGEHSPNGYSLVSALVAEVVLTAFFLIIILGTTDERAPKGFAPIAIGLGLTLIHLISIPITNTSVNPARSTGVAIFQGGWALEQLWLFWVAPIVGAIIGAIIYKVMGCACGCCKSAK; translated from the coding sequence ATGAAAAAATATTTAGCCGAGTTTTTTGGTACATTTTGGTTAGTTTTTGGAGGTTGCGGCAGTGCAGTATTTGCAGCGGCTTTTCCAGAGCTTGGTATCGGATTTGTCGGAGTTTCGCTAGCGTTTGGCCTTACTGTTCTTACGATGGCTTATGCAGTTGGTCACATCAGCGGCGGCCACTTTAACCCAGCCGTATCGGTTGGCCTACTAGTTGGCGGAAGATTTGACAAAAAAGACTTCGTGCCTTACGTCATCGCACAAGTTATCGGAGCGATCGGGGCTGCTGCCGTGCTATATCTTATCGCTTCAGGCAAGGCTGGATTTGACGCTGCTGCGAGCGGTTTTGCTAGCAACGGATACGGCGAGCACTCACCAAATGGCTACAGCCTAGTTTCAGCGCTAGTTGCCGAGGTGGTTTTAACTGCGTTTTTCCTTATCATCATCCTAGGTACGACTGATGAGCGTGCGCCAAAAGGCTTTGCGCCGATCGCTATTGGCCTTGGTTTGACACTTATTCACCTTATCTCGATACCTATCACAAACACATCAGTTAACCCAGCTCGTTCAACTGGCGTTGCGATATTTCAAGGCGGTTGGGCGTTAGAGCAGCTTTGGCTTTTCTGGGTTGCGCCTATCGTTGGAGCGATCATCGGAGCTATCATCTATAAAGTTATGGGCTGCGCATGTGGCTGCTGCAAAAGCGCAAAATAA
- a CDS encoding DUF2393 family protein codes for MEGYFNVFHLIALAVLALLSMLFALIARNEKNPKFFKIYVAINVVATLTLGYFFMMIVDKYTKKAVLTEFSGHRVLRNETIVFKGSLRNTGEFSIANCDLTVKLINNPVSKETIAGSIFKPSGLSLSSRGDERSNVAEITTSVAKNIAPKQIRNFSVSMPYPSYFANTQTITKLECR; via the coding sequence ATGGAAGGGTATTTTAACGTATTTCACCTCATCGCGCTTGCGGTTTTGGCGCTACTTTCAATGCTTTTCGCGCTGATCGCCCGCAACGAGAAAAATCCGAAATTTTTTAAAATTTACGTCGCGATAAACGTCGTAGCGACGCTGACGCTTGGATATTTTTTCATGATGATCGTGGATAAATACACTAAAAAGGCCGTGCTGACGGAGTTTTCCGGCCACCGCGTGCTAAGAAACGAAACAATCGTGTTTAAGGGCTCGCTGCGAAATACGGGCGAGTTTAGCATCGCAAACTGCGATCTTACCGTCAAACTTATCAACAACCCCGTAAGCAAGGAGACGATCGCGGGCTCTATCTTTAAACCTAGCGGACTATCGCTATCTTCGCGCGGCGACGAGCGCTCAAACGTCGCGGAGATCACCACTAGCGTCGCTAAAAATATCGCGCCTAAACAAATACGAAATTTTAGCGTTTCGATGCCGTATCCATCGTACTTTGCCAATACCCAAACGATAACGAAGCTGGAGTGCAGGTAG
- a CDS encoding DUF2393 family protein — MINELKQGLNFYLTHLGWVDFAAYIWMFLTFLALVSLCVYVASKSFFAGFALMIVTIAGLGCGAYFMPKLLDENLRTRSLELVSTKQLEYSNTLLVDLRLTNLSKKPFNYCEIGLSFYKNSGNTLRRYANELKPFLRENIVLKEALDVNATREITHAVNNFRAQDYNITTSSECF; from the coding sequence ATGATAAACGAACTAAAACAAGGCTTAAATTTCTATCTGACGCACCTTGGCTGGGTGGATTTTGCCGCCTATATATGGATGTTTTTGACCTTTTTAGCGCTCGTTTCGCTTTGCGTTTACGTCGCATCAAAGTCCTTTTTTGCGGGCTTTGCGCTGATGATCGTTACTATCGCGGGGCTTGGATGCGGGGCGTATTTTATGCCTAAGCTTTTAGATGAAAATTTGCGAACTCGCTCGCTCGAGCTAGTCTCAACCAAGCAGCTTGAGTACTCAAACACGCTGCTTGTGGATCTGCGCCTCACAAATCTCTCCAAAAAACCGTTTAACTATTGCGAAATCGGCCTTAGCTTTTACAAAAACTCGGGCAATACGCTGCGCCGTTACGCAAACGAGCTAAAGCCGTTTTTGAGAGAAAATATCGTGCTAAAAGAGGCGCTGGACGTAAACGCGACGCGCGAGATCACGCACGCGGTAAATAACTTTCGCGCGCAGGACTATAATATCACGACAAGTTCGGAGTGCTTTTGA
- the hisIE gene encoding bifunctional phosphoribosyl-AMP cyclohydrolase/phosphoribosyl-ATP diphosphatase HisIE produces the protein MKMKIDWEKVGGLLPAIVQESLSGEVLMLAYMNEEALNLSLKTGFAHYFSRTKNRIWKKGEESGNTQVIDEIFLDCDNDTILLKVVQNGGVACHTGAKSCFFRKISGDGGESNLASNDGQNLTQEQNLNQAKKPIYGIIDEVYHAIIDRKLNADPQTSYVASLFKKGENAILKKVGEEATELVMACKDASARKNETAQFNSAANGGQISSNLTQNEKFAKISNENAANQNSQTETPKNQKPKTPTEEIIYEAADLCFHSLVALALHGVHPDRVKAELARRFGLSGIEEKNSRKG, from the coding sequence ATAAAAATGAAAATAGACTGGGAAAAAGTGGGCGGCCTTTTGCCCGCCATCGTTCAAGAAAGCTTGAGCGGCGAGGTTTTAATGCTTGCTTATATGAACGAAGAGGCGTTAAATTTGAGTCTAAAAACGGGCTTTGCGCACTATTTTTCGCGTACGAAAAATCGCATCTGGAAAAAGGGCGAGGAGAGCGGAAATACGCAAGTGATAGACGAGATTTTCCTGGACTGCGACAACGACACGATCTTGCTCAAAGTCGTTCAAAACGGCGGCGTAGCGTGCCACACGGGCGCAAAATCATGCTTTTTTAGAAAGATTTCGGGAGACGGCGGCGAGTCAAATTTAGCTAGCAATGATGGGCAAAATTTGACGCAAGAGCAAAATTTAAACCAAGCCAAAAAGCCGATCTACGGCATAATCGACGAGGTTTATCACGCGATAATCGACCGCAAGCTAAACGCCGATCCGCAGACCTCGTACGTCGCGAGCCTGTTTAAAAAGGGCGAAAACGCAATCCTAAAAAAAGTCGGCGAGGAGGCCACGGAGCTCGTGATGGCGTGCAAGGACGCCTCGGCGCGCAAAAATGAAACTGCACAGTTTAACTCTGCCGCAAATGGCGGTCAAATTTCGTCAAATTTAACCCAAAACGAAAAATTTGCTAAAATTTCAAACGAAAACGCCGCGAACCAAAACAGCCAAACCGAGACGCCTAAAAACCAAAAGCCGAAAACGCCGACCGAGGAGATCATCTACGAGGCGGCTGATTTATGCTTTCACTCGCTCGTTGCGTTAGCGCTACACGGAGTGCATCCTGACCGCGTCAAGGCCGAGCTCGCGCGCCGTTTCGGGCTAAGCGGTATCGAGGAAAAAAACTCGCGAAAAGGCTAG
- a CDS encoding SPFH domain-containing protein: MPADLNDYFNKKRGSGGGDDSGDESKGPKVNFKTPDFKGFGKISAFAYVIIALVAVIALTQPFVTINSGEVGIKSNLGKYDPSPMQPGLHFFIPFLQKVIVVDTRVRLINYTSGEDMGEAAQKYGAQAQAGIIRKNSISVLDARNLPVSIDITVQYRLNPENAPQTIASWGLSWENKIVDPVVRDVVRSIAGKYTAEELPTKRNDLATAIDEGIRKDIDAQPNKPVELLTVQLREIILPEKVKEQIERVQIAKQEAERTKYEVERANQEALKKAALAEGTAKAAIIEAQGRADAAKIEADAQAYANKEVAKSLDQNLLNLKQIETQAKFNEALRENNDAKIFLTPGGAVPNIWVDTKDKAKQSAITQ; encoded by the coding sequence ATGCCAGCGGATTTGAACGATTATTTTAATAAAAAACGAGGCTCCGGCGGCGGAGACGATAGCGGCGACGAGAGCAAAGGACCGAAAGTAAATTTTAAAACGCCTGATTTTAAAGGGTTCGGCAAAATTTCGGCCTTTGCCTACGTCATCATCGCGCTTGTGGCCGTGATTGCGCTCACGCAGCCTTTCGTTACGATAAACTCGGGCGAAGTAGGCATCAAGTCAAATTTGGGTAAATACGACCCATCTCCGATGCAGCCGGGTCTGCACTTCTTTATCCCGTTTTTGCAAAAAGTCATCGTAGTCGATACGCGCGTACGCCTCATCAACTACACTTCGGGCGAAGATATGGGCGAGGCGGCGCAAAAGTACGGCGCGCAGGCTCAAGCCGGCATCATACGCAAAAACTCGATCTCCGTTTTGGACGCGAGAAACTTGCCTGTTAGCATCGACATCACCGTGCAGTACCGCTTAAATCCTGAAAACGCGCCTCAAACGATCGCGTCTTGGGGTCTTAGCTGGGAAAACAAGATCGTCGATCCCGTCGTACGCGACGTCGTGCGCAGCATCGCGGGTAAATACACCGCCGAGGAGCTACCGACGAAGCGAAACGACCTAGCCACGGCTATCGACGAGGGTATCCGAAAGGATATCGACGCTCAGCCAAACAAACCAGTCGAGCTGCTAACCGTGCAACTACGCGAGATTATCCTACCTGAAAAGGTAAAAGAGCAGATCGAGCGCGTACAAATCGCTAAGCAAGAGGCCGAGCGAACCAAATACGAAGTAGAGCGCGCAAATCAAGAGGCGCTCAAAAAAGCAGCCCTCGCTGAAGGTACGGCAAAGGCCGCTATCATCGAGGCTCAGGGTCGTGCGGATGCGGCTAAGATCGAAGCCGACGCGCAGGCCTATGCAAATAAAGAGGTCGCAAAAAGCCTCGATCAAAATTTGCTAAATTTAAAGCAGATCGAAACGCAGGCTAAATTTAACGAGGCGCTACGCGAAAACAACGACGCGAAGATATTCTTAACGCCCGGCGGAGCGGTGCCGAATATCTGGGTAGACACGAAGGATAAAGCAAAACAAAGCGCGATAACGCAATAA
- the ilvE gene encoding branched-chain-amino-acid transaminase, which yields MNPSEFIWMDGKLVKWEDAKVHVLTHSLHYANAVFEGTRAYMTDKGLAIFRLSDHTARLLKSAKMTILNVKYTQKELEDAQVELLRANKFKSNVYLRPIVYLGYGIMGLAHTKAPVNTAIAAWEWGAYLGEEGLKKGIRVKISSFAKLNVGGQMSRAKSSSNYLCSQMANYEAKEAGYDEALLLDSEGYISEGPGECFFIVENGALITPPNDSSLASITQDTVIKIAHDLGIEVHRERITRDRAYTADEAFFTGTAAEVTPISNIDNRVIGAGERGAVTKRLQDAYFDIVYGRNPKYASMLTYI from the coding sequence ATGAACCCTTCCGAATTTATCTGGATGGATGGAAAATTAGTCAAATGGGAGGACGCTAAAGTCCATGTCCTAACTCACTCGCTTCACTATGCAAACGCCGTATTTGAGGGCACAAGAGCCTATATGACGGATAAAGGCTTAGCGATATTTCGCCTTAGCGACCACACCGCGCGCTTACTAAAATCAGCCAAAATGACGATCCTAAACGTCAAATACACGCAAAAAGAGCTTGAAGACGCGCAGGTCGAGCTACTTCGCGCAAATAAATTTAAATCAAACGTCTATCTGCGCCCGATCGTTTACCTAGGCTACGGCATCATGGGTCTAGCTCACACAAAAGCTCCCGTAAATACGGCGATCGCCGCATGGGAGTGGGGTGCGTATCTAGGCGAAGAGGGGCTAAAAAAAGGCATCCGTGTGAAAATTTCAAGCTTTGCTAAACTAAACGTCGGCGGTCAAATGAGCCGCGCAAAATCAAGCTCGAACTACCTCTGCTCGCAAATGGCAAACTACGAGGCCAAAGAGGCGGGCTACGACGAGGCGCTGCTACTTGATAGCGAGGGCTACATCTCAGAGGGGCCGGGCGAGTGCTTTTTCATCGTAGAAAACGGCGCGCTAATCACTCCTCCAAACGACAGCAGCCTAGCTAGCATCACGCAAGACACCGTCATCAAAATCGCTCACGATCTAGGTATCGAAGTGCACAGGGAGCGCATCACTCGCGACCGCGCATACACTGCGGACGAGGCGTTTTTCACGGGTACGGCGGCCGAGGTCACTCCGATAAGCAATATCGACAACCGCGTGATCGGCGCAGGCGAGCGCGGTGCGGTAACCAAACGCCTACAAGACGCGTATTTTGACATAGTTTACGGACGCAATCCAAAATACGCCTCGATGCTAACTTACATTTAA
- a CDS encoding DUF3737 family protein yields the protein MQKFVEQKFIGERAMFGAKDAEFERCGFAAGESPLKHGQNLRLKNCTFEWKYPLWYTKNVAVEGGFLMQMARAGIWYARDVGFKDTLIQAPKSFRRCQNVKLENVNLTQAEETLWSCADVEIKNVCARGDYFAMNCENVRVYGLNLDGNYGFDGCKNLLVEDSKLLSKDAFWNCENVTVRNSFISGEYLAWNSKNVTFENCVIESLQGLCYVQNLVLRGCQTLDTTLAFEYSSVDAEILGGIASVKNPLSGIIRAREIGEIIMQKECVDPAATRIILEK from the coding sequence ATGCAAAAATTTGTCGAGCAAAAATTTATCGGCGAGCGCGCGATGTTTGGCGCAAAGGACGCGGAGTTTGAGCGGTGCGGGTTCGCAGCAGGCGAGTCGCCGCTAAAGCACGGGCAAAATTTGCGCCTAAAAAACTGCACTTTCGAGTGGAAATATCCGTTGTGGTACACTAAAAACGTCGCCGTTGAGGGCGGATTTTTGATGCAGATGGCGCGTGCGGGCATCTGGTACGCGCGAGACGTGGGCTTTAAAGATACGCTAATCCAGGCGCCAAAATCCTTCCGCAGGTGCCAAAACGTGAAGCTAGAAAACGTAAATTTGACCCAGGCCGAGGAGACGCTGTGGAGCTGCGCGGACGTGGAGATAAAAAACGTCTGCGCGCGCGGGGATTATTTTGCGATGAACTGCGAAAACGTGCGCGTTTACGGGCTAAATTTGGACGGGAACTACGGTTTTGACGGCTGTAAGAACCTGCTCGTCGAGGATAGCAAGCTGCTTAGCAAAGACGCCTTTTGGAACTGTGAGAACGTGACCGTGCGAAACAGCTTCATCAGCGGCGAATACCTCGCGTGGAACAGCAAAAACGTGACCTTTGAAAACTGCGTGATAGAGAGCCTGCAAGGGCTTTGCTACGTGCAAAATCTCGTACTGCGCGGCTGCCAAACGCTAGATACCACGCTAGCCTTTGAATATTCAAGCGTGGACGCCGAAATTTTAGGCGGCATAGCTAGCGTGAAAAATCCGCTCTCAGGCATTATAAGAGCAAGGGAGATAGGCGAAATAATAATGCAAAAAGAGTGCGTAGATCCTGCCGCGACTAGGATAATTTTAGAAAAATAG